In Novosphingobium sp. MMS21-SN21R, a single genomic region encodes these proteins:
- a CDS encoding cytochrome b N-terminal domain-containing protein: protein MSFPWANEYKPGNGLTQWLDEKLPLPRFVYNAVGAGYPVPRNLNYMWNFGVLAGFCLMLQIVTGVILAMHYAANAGVAFDSVEHIMRDVNWGWMMRYAHANGASAFFVVVYLHIFRGFFYSSYKAPREMIWLLGVVIFLLMMATAFMGYVLPWGQMSFWGAKVITGLFGAIPIVGVPLQEWLLGGFAPDNAALNRFFSLHFLLPFVIAGVIILHIWALHIPGSSNPTGVEVKTESDTVPFHPYYTAKDGFGLGVFLLIYCAFLFFMPNALGHPDNYIPANPLSTPAHIVPEWYFWPFYAILRAFTSDFFFIPAKLMGVLAMFSAILVWFFLPWLDTSPVRSGHYRPLFRKFFWILLIDVAVLGYCGGAPAAEPFVMISQIASMYYFLHFLVILPLVSSIEKPEPLPFSITESVLGKDESAVLNANPAAA, encoded by the coding sequence TTCGTTTATAATGCGGTCGGCGCCGGATACCCGGTCCCCCGCAACCTGAACTACATGTGGAACTTCGGCGTTCTCGCCGGCTTCTGCCTGATGCTTCAGATCGTTACCGGCGTCATCCTTGCGATGCACTACGCCGCCAACGCGGGCGTTGCGTTCGACTCCGTCGAACACATCATGCGCGATGTGAATTGGGGCTGGATGATGCGCTATGCGCACGCCAACGGCGCCTCGGCGTTCTTCGTCGTCGTCTACCTGCACATCTTCCGCGGCTTCTTCTACTCATCGTACAAAGCCCCGCGCGAGATGATCTGGCTGCTCGGCGTCGTGATCTTCCTGCTGATGATGGCCACCGCCTTCATGGGCTACGTGCTGCCTTGGGGCCAGATGTCGTTCTGGGGCGCCAAGGTCATCACCGGCCTGTTCGGCGCGATCCCGATCGTCGGCGTTCCGCTTCAGGAATGGCTGCTCGGCGGCTTCGCTCCCGACAATGCCGCGCTGAACCGCTTCTTCTCACTCCACTTCCTGCTGCCCTTCGTGATTGCCGGTGTCATCATCCTGCACATCTGGGCGCTGCACATCCCCGGCTCGTCGAACCCGACCGGCGTGGAAGTGAAGACCGAAAGCGATACCGTTCCGTTCCACCCGTACTACACGGCAAAGGACGGCTTCGGACTTGGCGTGTTCCTGCTGATATACTGCGCGTTCCTGTTCTTCATGCCGAACGCGTTGGGCCACCCGGACAACTACATTCCGGCAAACCCGCTCTCGACGCCTGCACACATCGTTCCTGAATGGTACTTCTGGCCGTTCTACGCGATCCTGCGCGCCTTCACCTCGGACTTCTTCTTCATCCCGGCGAAGCTGATGGGCGTCCTCGCGATGTTCTCGGCAATCCTGGTGTGGTTCTTCCTGCCTTGGCTGGATACCTCGCCGGTGCGCTCGGGCCACTACCGTCCGCTGTTCCGCAAGTTCTTCTGGATCCTGCTGATCGACGTGGCCGTGCTCGGCTACTGCGGCGGCGCGCCGGCAGCGGAACCGTTCGTGATGATCTCGCAGATCGCCTCGATGTATTACTTCCTGCACTTCCTCGTCATTCTCCCGCTCGTTTCCTCGATCGAAAAGCCGGAACCGCTTCCGTTCTCGATCACCGAATCCGTGCTGGGCAAGGATGAGAGCGCCGTGCTCAACGCCAACCCCGCTGCTGCCTGA
- a CDS encoding cytochrome c1, giving the protein MVRLFGPLVGLFFAVALLWSFGNGAYTAITEPTHATVESVFHKHPKELELASDGAFGRFDKQQLQRGFKVYQEVCATCHSLKQIAFRDLTALGYSEAEVKAIAKGWATKAQTFNPVTGDRGERDNIASDRIPAVYYAGQGVPPDLSLMTKARHDGGAYVYSLLTGYEEQPAELLKQFPDAKTPDGLHYNPYFANLNLAMPAPLASDGQVTYSDGTKATVDQMAQDVSAFLVWTAEPKLDKRKQTGWAVLGFLLVATVLAYLAKKNVWADKH; this is encoded by the coding sequence ATGGTCCGTCTTTTTGGCCCCCTGGTCGGCCTCTTCTTCGCGGTCGCGCTGCTCTGGTCGTTCGGCAACGGCGCCTACACTGCGATCACTGAACCGACCCACGCAACCGTGGAAAGCGTGTTCCACAAGCACCCCAAGGAGCTGGAACTTGCCAGCGACGGCGCATTCGGCCGTTTCGACAAGCAGCAGCTCCAGCGCGGCTTCAAGGTTTACCAGGAAGTCTGCGCAACCTGTCACTCGCTCAAGCAGATTGCCTTCCGCGATCTGACGGCGCTCGGGTATTCCGAAGCCGAAGTGAAGGCGATCGCCAAGGGCTGGGCAACGAAGGCACAGACCTTCAACCCCGTCACCGGCGATCGTGGCGAACGTGACAATATCGCGTCCGACCGCATCCCGGCCGTCTATTACGCAGGCCAGGGCGTTCCGCCAGACCTGTCGCTGATGACCAAGGCGCGTCACGATGGCGGTGCCTACGTCTACTCGCTGCTGACCGGCTACGAGGAACAGCCCGCCGAATTGCTCAAGCAGTTCCCGGACGCCAAGACCCCGGATGGCCTGCACTACAATCCGTACTTCGCGAACCTCAACCTCGCGATGCCTGCCCCGCTCGCCAGCGATGGTCAGGTGACCTACTCGGACGGCACCAAGGCTACCGTCGACCAGATGGCACAGGACGTTTCAGCGTTCCTCGTCTGGACCGCCGAACCGAAGCTGGACAAGCGCAAGCAGACCGGCTGGGCTGTCCTGGGCTTCCTCCTGGTCGCCACGGTCCTCGCCTACCTCGCCAAGAAGAACGTCTGGGCTGACAAGCACTAA